A genomic stretch from Hemibagrus wyckioides isolate EC202008001 linkage group LG18, SWU_Hwy_1.0, whole genome shotgun sequence includes:
- the ubap2a gene encoding ubiquitin-associated protein 2a isoform X2 yields the protein MMTSLGGDRARGTREKVLPTSTQTTQPQKQLQATAEQIRLAQMIYDKNDADFEDKVNQLMEVTGKNQDECMVALHDCNEDVNRAINFLLEGTSDTTTWETVGKKKSLGKDGISSESKENKENREKKGEKESSKARGGANRRGKGASRNRPARVEENGVDSAPVEKGSDRGRRGKGRVSGGRGRGRAPGASRFTAQGMGTFNPADYTMDSGTTNSHADVWESGTNDATDGTGKRDQRLNTPFLSLLFAKGFFDFTLVCFLHHGSPVAWRNTLEDWAAEDWTEDLSETKVFTSSCAPPAENHITPGQSLDLASLLQKPAGREDLENLKPASSQGLGHSLVFTNSHHQPTRNGGTTTGTTSYAHATLSPVLGSGFGDLGGPKLGQTAGQQILEQLKGPGLGQLTSQPPSSGDNCAPVGGLGGTGISVPSSSWDIKPPGTQSSASLPSQFSREFKMQPEPSLVLSQLSQRHQSSLSNVGSLPLARQPSPPPQNGPSANQAPLEAFSKAPEPSQTHVAPPQAADSQVSSTQHRQIKTQKRRIAPTSKIPSTAVEMPGSADVSGLNVQFGALDFGSESALPDFGQPENCNSEATREAAVPVPQTQSSLYSKPISESLASPVPLLLPLASSDSIYPPPSVPLPSLAPSLTTPSAASVPASTSSSSSSSSSSSSSSVASSAGNSFDCGVAPHSRLTFSQSKEPSGPVTNGFNGVRTSAALDSTSSSSTPKPESPSLGSSTSVAPSAPLSLLPPSVTPHSSTLSSLAPELPSATLPSLSSSHVSSGHSSVSALGTSSSLTYTNVDNVNSLAASSVVFSSASVSALSSNSVSSAGSSSLHSAALGLSGNGTTAPSAIRTTPLLSSSTGKAPPNLSQGVPPLLPNQYIMGPGGLLPAYPQIYGYEDLHMLQSRLPMDYYGITFPGPTATLSSRDGSLANNPYSGEVTKFGRGDSTSPAPPTTLSAAHAPQAAQPPQAQSQGQSQPQPQAHHSTQQAFLNPALPPGYSYTGLPYYPGVPGMPSAFQYGPTMFVPPASAKQHGMGLSNPSTPFQQPSGYNQHTFSSGYDDLTQGPAGAEYSKGYSSSSQTQAKSAASGPGKGVSVTSSNSGVPDISGTVYNKTQSFDKQGFHAGTPPPFNLPSALGGTGPLNPGGAPGYAPAPFLHILPAHQQPHSQLLHHHLTQDGQGGPSQRNQSSSMQQKTQVNKSSYGSSPYWGN from the exons atgatgACCTCGTTGGGCGGCGACCGAGCCCGGGGCACTCGGGAGAAAGTGCTGCCCACATCCACACAGACCACACAGCCACAGAAACAGCTTCAG gctACAGCCGAACAGATCCGACTTGCCCAGATGATTTACGATAAGAACGATGCAGATTTTGAAGATAAAGTCAACCAG ctCATGGAGGTGACAGGGAAGAACCAGGATGAGTGCATGGTTGCTCTTCATGACTGTAATGAGGATGTCAACAGAGCCATCAACTTCCTGTTGGAGGGAACCTCTGACAcg ACCACTTGGGAGACGGTGGGCAAAAAGAAAAGCCTTGGAAAGGATGGCATCTCCTCAGAGAGCAAGGAGAACAAGGAGAATCGTGAGAAGAAAGGCGAGAAAGAGAGCAGCAAAGCTCGCGGTGGAGCAAACCGGAGAGGAAAGGGGGCCAGTCGTAATCGGCCCG CGAGGGTTGAGGAGAATGGAGTTGATTCCGCACCGGTGGAGAAAGGATCTGACCGTGGCCGCAGGGGGAAAGGACGAG tgtctgGAGGCAGAGGAAGAGGCCGAGCCCCAGGGGCCAGTAGGTTTACagcacaggggatggg GACCTTTAACCCAGCGGACTACACTATGGACAGTGGCACGACCAACTCTCATGCTGACGTGTGGGAATCGGGGACCAATGATGCCACAGATGGTACAGGTAAGAGAGACCAACGCTTAAACACCCCATTTTTAAGCTTATTGTTTGCCAAGGGTTTTTTTGATTTCACCCTTGTCTGCTTTCTTCATCATGGTTCTCCAGTGGCATGGCGCAACACTCTGGAAGACTGGGCAGCTGAAGACTGGACCGAGGAT ctcTCAGAGACCAAAGTGTTCACCTCCTCATGTGCACCTCCAGCTGAGAACCATATCACACCTGGCCAAAG TCTGGACCTGGCATCTCTGCTGCAGAAGCCTGCTGGCAGGGAAGACTTGGAGAATCTGAAGCCAGCCTCATCTCAAGGGCTCGGCCACAGCCTCGTTTTCACCAACTCCCACCACCAGCCCACACGCAACGGAGGCACCACCACTGGCACTACCAGCTACGCACATGCCACCCTG TCCCCAGTTCTGGGTTCTGGATTTGGGGATCTGGGTGGTCCTAAGCTGGGACAGACCGCTGGACAACAGATACTGGAGCAGCTGAAGGGACCAGGTCTTGGGCAGCTTACCTCCCAGCCTCCTAGCTCGGGGGACAACTGTGCCCCTGTAGGGGGACTGGGGGGTACAGGGATTTCTGTTCCCTCTTCATCCTGGGATATCAAACCTCCTGGAACACAGAGCTCTGCCTCACTGCCCTCCCAATTCAGTC GGGAGTTTAAAATGCAACCAGAGCCTTCGTTGGTGCTAAGCCAGCTGAGCCAGCGGCATCAGAGCTCTCTAAGCAATGTGGGATCTCTACCGCTGGCGAGGCAGCCCAGTCCTCCCCCTCAGAATGGCCCATCGGCCAACCAGGCTCCACTGGAGGCCTTCTCCAAAGCACCAGAGCCTTCTCAAACCCACGTGGCCCCTCCCCAGGCTGCAGACTCACAGGTCAGCAGCACGCAGCACCGACAGATTAAGACACAGAAACGAAGGATAGCTCCCACATCGAAG ATTCCGTCCACTGCGGTGGAGATGCCCGGCTCGGCAGATGTGTCTGGGCTCAATGTGCAATTTGGCGCGCTGGATTTTGGCTCAGAGTCGGCATTGCCAGACTTCGGCCAGCCTGAGAACTGTAACAGTGAAGCTACACGAGAAGCGGCCGTGCCCGTTCCTCAGACTCAAAGCAGCCTCTACTCCAAACCCATCAG TGAATCTCTGGCCAGTCCTGTCCCATTGCTGCTGCCTCTGGCCTCCTCTGACAGCATCTACCCACCCCCCTCTGTGCCTCTACCCAGTCTCGCTCCCTCCCTTACCACCCCTAGTGCTGCCTCAGTACCCGCCTCTacctcctcatcttcctcctcctcgtcctcctcttcatcttcatcagtgGCGTCCTCAGCTGGGAACAGCTTTGACTGTGGAGTGGCTCCTCACTCACGACTGACCTTCTCCCAGAGCAAGGAGCCGTCTGGACCTGTGACA AATGGTTTTAATGGTGTAAGGACCTCTGCTGCTCTAGACT CCACATCCAGTTCCTCCACTCCAAAGCCAGAGTCTCCTTCTTTAGGCAGTAGCACCAGTGTTGCACCTTCTGCCCCATTGTCTCTGTTGCCCCCTTCAGTTACGCCCCACAGCTCGACTCTATCCAGCCTGGCGCCTGAATTGCCTTCTGCAACCCTCCCATCTCTTAGCAG TAGTCATGTAAGCAGTGGCCATTCCTCTGTATCAGCCCTTGGCACCAGCTCTTCACTAACG TACACTAATGTGGACAATGTGAATTCTCTGGCTGCATCGTCCGTGGTGTTTTCCTCCGCATCTGTCTCGGCTCTTTCCAGTAACAGTGTGAGCAGTGCGGGAAGCAGCAGCCTGCACTCAGCAGCTCTTGGACTCAGTGGAAATGGAACCACTGCACCATCAGCCATCAGAACCACACCCTTGCTTTCTTCATCTACTG GAAAAGCCCCCCCTAACTTGTCTCAGGGGGTTCCTCCGCTGCTACCCAACCAGTATATCATGGGACCTGGAGGCCTGCTGCCTGCATACCCG CAAATATATGGCTATGAAGACCTCCACATGCTGCAGTCCAGGCTACCAATG GATTACTATGGAATCACATTCCCAGGACCCACTGCAACCCTGTCCAGCAGAGATGGGAGCCTAGCCAATAATCCTTACTCAG GTGAAGTGACTAAGTTTGGCAGGGGTGACTCCACCTCACCCGCGCCCCCTACTACCCTGTCAGCAGCTCACGCTCCACAGGCAGCTCAGCCCCCACAGGCACAGAGCCAAGGCCAGAGCCAGCCTCAGCCACAGGCCCACCACAGCACCCAGCAGGCCTTCCTCAACCCAGCTCTGCCCCCTGGTTATAGCTACACAGGCTTGCCCTATTACCCAGGTGTGCCCGGCATGCCCAGCGCCTTCCAGTATGGCCCCACCATGTTCGTACCTCCTGCTTCTGCTAAGCAGCATGGCATGGGCTTGAGCAACCCCTCCACACCATTCCAGCAGCCCAGTGGTTACAACCAGCACACCTTCAGCTCAG GGTATGATGACCTGACACAAGGCCCAGCGGGAGCAGAATACAGTAAAGGGTACAGTAGCAGCTCTCAGACACAGGCCAAATCTGCTGCTTCTGGCCCAGGAAAAG GTGTCTCGGTGACATCCAGTAACTCTGGGGTGCCTGACATCAGCGGAACTGTTTACAACAAGACTCAG TCCTTTGATAAACAGGGTTTCCATGCTGGCACACCACCCCCCTTCAACCTGCCCTCAGCTTTAGGGGGTACAGGACCTCTGAACCCCGGCGGAGCCCCTGGTTATGCGCCAGCTCCGTTTCTGCATATTCTGCCTGCTCACCAGCAGCCCCATTCTCAGCTGCTGCACCACCATCTCACCCAGGACGGACAG ggtgggCCGAGTCAGAGGAACCAGAGCAGCAGCATGCAGCAGAAGACCCAGGTCAATAAATCCAGCTATGGCAGCTCTCCTTACTGGGGCAATTAA
- the ubap2a gene encoding ubiquitin-associated protein 2a isoform X6 produces MMTSLGGDRARGTREKVLPTSTQTTQPQKQLQATAEQIRLAQMIYDKNDADFEDKVNQLMEVTGKNQDECMVALHDCNEDVNRAINFLLEGTSDTTTWETVGKKKSLGKDGISSESKENKENREKKGEKESSKARGGANRRGKGASRNRPARVEENGVDSAPVEKGSDRGRRGKGRVSGGRGRGRAPGASRFTAQGMGTFNPADYTMDSGTTNSHADVWESGTNDATDGTVAWRNTLEDWAAEDWTEDVSLSETKVFTSSCAPPAENHITPGQSLDLASLLQKPAGREDLENLKPASSQGLGHSLVFTNSHHQPTRNGGTTTGTTSYAHATLSPVLGSGFGDLGGPKLGQTAGQQILEQLKGPGLGQLTSQPPSSGDNCAPVGGLGGTGISVPSSSWDIKPPGTQSSASLPSQFSREFKMQPEPSLVLSQLSQRHQSSLSNVGSLPLARQPSPPPQNGPSANQAPLEAFSKAPEPSQTHVAPPQAADSQVSSTQHRQIKTQKRRIAPTSKIPSTAVEMPGSADVSGLNVQFGALDFGSESALPDFGQPENCNSEATREAAVPVPQTQSSLYSKPISESLASPVPLLLPLASSDSIYPPPSVPLPSLAPSLTTPSAASVPASTSSSSSSSSSSSSSSVASSAGNSFDCGVAPHSRLTFSQSKEPSGPVTNGFNGVRTSAALDSTSSSSTPKPESPSLGSSTSVAPSAPLSLLPPSVTPHSSTLSSLAPELPSATLPSLSSSHVSSGHSSVSALGTSSSLTYTNVDNVNSLAASSVVFSSASVSALSSNSVSSAGSSSLHSAALGLSGNGTTAPSAIRTTPLLSSSTGKAPPNLSQGVPPLLPNQYIMGPGGLLPAYPQIYGYEDLHMLQSRLPMDYYGITFPGPTATLSSRDGSLANNPYSGEVTKFGRGDSTSPAPPTTLSAAHAPQAAQPPQAQSQGQSQPQPQAHHSTQQAFLNPALPPGYSYTGLPYYPGVPGMPSAFQYGPTMFVPPASAKQHGMGLSNPSTPFQQPSGYNQHTFSSGYDDLTQGPAGAEYSKGYSSSSQTQAKSAASGPGKGVSVTSSNSGVPDISGTVYNKTQSFDKQGFHAGTPPPFNLPSALGGTGPLNPGGAPGYAPAPFLHILPAHQQPHSQLLHHHLTQDGQGGPSQRNQSSSMQQKTQVNKSSYGSSPYWGN; encoded by the exons atgatgACCTCGTTGGGCGGCGACCGAGCCCGGGGCACTCGGGAGAAAGTGCTGCCCACATCCACACAGACCACACAGCCACAGAAACAGCTTCAG gctACAGCCGAACAGATCCGACTTGCCCAGATGATTTACGATAAGAACGATGCAGATTTTGAAGATAAAGTCAACCAG ctCATGGAGGTGACAGGGAAGAACCAGGATGAGTGCATGGTTGCTCTTCATGACTGTAATGAGGATGTCAACAGAGCCATCAACTTCCTGTTGGAGGGAACCTCTGACAcg ACCACTTGGGAGACGGTGGGCAAAAAGAAAAGCCTTGGAAAGGATGGCATCTCCTCAGAGAGCAAGGAGAACAAGGAGAATCGTGAGAAGAAAGGCGAGAAAGAGAGCAGCAAAGCTCGCGGTGGAGCAAACCGGAGAGGAAAGGGGGCCAGTCGTAATCGGCCCG CGAGGGTTGAGGAGAATGGAGTTGATTCCGCACCGGTGGAGAAAGGATCTGACCGTGGCCGCAGGGGGAAAGGACGAG tgtctgGAGGCAGAGGAAGAGGCCGAGCCCCAGGGGCCAGTAGGTTTACagcacaggggatggg GACCTTTAACCCAGCGGACTACACTATGGACAGTGGCACGACCAACTCTCATGCTGACGTGTGGGAATCGGGGACCAATGATGCCACAGATGGTACAG TGGCATGGCGCAACACTCTGGAAGACTGGGCAGCTGAAGACTGGACCGAGGATGTGAGT ctcTCAGAGACCAAAGTGTTCACCTCCTCATGTGCACCTCCAGCTGAGAACCATATCACACCTGGCCAAAG TCTGGACCTGGCATCTCTGCTGCAGAAGCCTGCTGGCAGGGAAGACTTGGAGAATCTGAAGCCAGCCTCATCTCAAGGGCTCGGCCACAGCCTCGTTTTCACCAACTCCCACCACCAGCCCACACGCAACGGAGGCACCACCACTGGCACTACCAGCTACGCACATGCCACCCTG TCCCCAGTTCTGGGTTCTGGATTTGGGGATCTGGGTGGTCCTAAGCTGGGACAGACCGCTGGACAACAGATACTGGAGCAGCTGAAGGGACCAGGTCTTGGGCAGCTTACCTCCCAGCCTCCTAGCTCGGGGGACAACTGTGCCCCTGTAGGGGGACTGGGGGGTACAGGGATTTCTGTTCCCTCTTCATCCTGGGATATCAAACCTCCTGGAACACAGAGCTCTGCCTCACTGCCCTCCCAATTCAGTC GGGAGTTTAAAATGCAACCAGAGCCTTCGTTGGTGCTAAGCCAGCTGAGCCAGCGGCATCAGAGCTCTCTAAGCAATGTGGGATCTCTACCGCTGGCGAGGCAGCCCAGTCCTCCCCCTCAGAATGGCCCATCGGCCAACCAGGCTCCACTGGAGGCCTTCTCCAAAGCACCAGAGCCTTCTCAAACCCACGTGGCCCCTCCCCAGGCTGCAGACTCACAGGTCAGCAGCACGCAGCACCGACAGATTAAGACACAGAAACGAAGGATAGCTCCCACATCGAAG ATTCCGTCCACTGCGGTGGAGATGCCCGGCTCGGCAGATGTGTCTGGGCTCAATGTGCAATTTGGCGCGCTGGATTTTGGCTCAGAGTCGGCATTGCCAGACTTCGGCCAGCCTGAGAACTGTAACAGTGAAGCTACACGAGAAGCGGCCGTGCCCGTTCCTCAGACTCAAAGCAGCCTCTACTCCAAACCCATCAG TGAATCTCTGGCCAGTCCTGTCCCATTGCTGCTGCCTCTGGCCTCCTCTGACAGCATCTACCCACCCCCCTCTGTGCCTCTACCCAGTCTCGCTCCCTCCCTTACCACCCCTAGTGCTGCCTCAGTACCCGCCTCTacctcctcatcttcctcctcctcgtcctcctcttcatcttcatcagtgGCGTCCTCAGCTGGGAACAGCTTTGACTGTGGAGTGGCTCCTCACTCACGACTGACCTTCTCCCAGAGCAAGGAGCCGTCTGGACCTGTGACA AATGGTTTTAATGGTGTAAGGACCTCTGCTGCTCTAGACT CCACATCCAGTTCCTCCACTCCAAAGCCAGAGTCTCCTTCTTTAGGCAGTAGCACCAGTGTTGCACCTTCTGCCCCATTGTCTCTGTTGCCCCCTTCAGTTACGCCCCACAGCTCGACTCTATCCAGCCTGGCGCCTGAATTGCCTTCTGCAACCCTCCCATCTCTTAGCAG TAGTCATGTAAGCAGTGGCCATTCCTCTGTATCAGCCCTTGGCACCAGCTCTTCACTAACG TACACTAATGTGGACAATGTGAATTCTCTGGCTGCATCGTCCGTGGTGTTTTCCTCCGCATCTGTCTCGGCTCTTTCCAGTAACAGTGTGAGCAGTGCGGGAAGCAGCAGCCTGCACTCAGCAGCTCTTGGACTCAGTGGAAATGGAACCACTGCACCATCAGCCATCAGAACCACACCCTTGCTTTCTTCATCTACTG GAAAAGCCCCCCCTAACTTGTCTCAGGGGGTTCCTCCGCTGCTACCCAACCAGTATATCATGGGACCTGGAGGCCTGCTGCCTGCATACCCG CAAATATATGGCTATGAAGACCTCCACATGCTGCAGTCCAGGCTACCAATG GATTACTATGGAATCACATTCCCAGGACCCACTGCAACCCTGTCCAGCAGAGATGGGAGCCTAGCCAATAATCCTTACTCAG GTGAAGTGACTAAGTTTGGCAGGGGTGACTCCACCTCACCCGCGCCCCCTACTACCCTGTCAGCAGCTCACGCTCCACAGGCAGCTCAGCCCCCACAGGCACAGAGCCAAGGCCAGAGCCAGCCTCAGCCACAGGCCCACCACAGCACCCAGCAGGCCTTCCTCAACCCAGCTCTGCCCCCTGGTTATAGCTACACAGGCTTGCCCTATTACCCAGGTGTGCCCGGCATGCCCAGCGCCTTCCAGTATGGCCCCACCATGTTCGTACCTCCTGCTTCTGCTAAGCAGCATGGCATGGGCTTGAGCAACCCCTCCACACCATTCCAGCAGCCCAGTGGTTACAACCAGCACACCTTCAGCTCAG GGTATGATGACCTGACACAAGGCCCAGCGGGAGCAGAATACAGTAAAGGGTACAGTAGCAGCTCTCAGACACAGGCCAAATCTGCTGCTTCTGGCCCAGGAAAAG GTGTCTCGGTGACATCCAGTAACTCTGGGGTGCCTGACATCAGCGGAACTGTTTACAACAAGACTCAG TCCTTTGATAAACAGGGTTTCCATGCTGGCACACCACCCCCCTTCAACCTGCCCTCAGCTTTAGGGGGTACAGGACCTCTGAACCCCGGCGGAGCCCCTGGTTATGCGCCAGCTCCGTTTCTGCATATTCTGCCTGCTCACCAGCAGCCCCATTCTCAGCTGCTGCACCACCATCTCACCCAGGACGGACAG ggtgggCCGAGTCAGAGGAACCAGAGCAGCAGCATGCAGCAGAAGACCCAGGTCAATAAATCCAGCTATGGCAGCTCTCCTTACTGGGGCAATTAA